One Pyrus communis chromosome 4, drPyrComm1.1, whole genome shotgun sequence genomic region harbors:
- the LOC137730926 gene encoding xyloglucan 6-xylosyltransferase 2-like, producing the protein MLDRFLGPRRARQIQRALRHGTVTFLCLFLTVVVLRGTIGAGKFGTPEQDFNDIREHFYTHNRRVEPHRVLEEATPETNQKDADPAGQSNNYAEFDISKILKDEPATDDEKRDPNQPYSLGPKISDWDEQRSDWLKKNPGFPNFVGPNKPRVLLVTGSSPKPCENPVGDHYLLKSIKNKIDYCRLHGIEVFYNFALLDAEMAGFWAKLPLIRKLLLSHPEVEFLWWMDSDAMFTDMAFEVPWERYKDHNFVMHGWNEMVYDDKNWIGLNTGSFLLRNCQWSLDILDVWAPMGPKGKIRDEAGKVLTRELKGRPVFEADDQSAMVYILAKGRDTWGKKVYLENGYYLHGYWGILVDKYEEMIENHHPGLGDHRWPLVTHFVGCKPCGKFGDYPVERCLKQMDRAYNFGDNQVLQMYGFEHKSLGSRRVKRVRNESSNPLEVKDKLGLLHPAFKAIKPSSSSS; encoded by the coding sequence ATGCTGGACCGGTTCTTAGGGCCTCGCCGGGCCCGTCAGATCCAGAGGGCGCTGCGGCACGGAACGGTGACTTTTCTGTGCTTGTTCTTAACCGTCGTCGTCCTGCGCGGCACAATCGGCGCCGGGAAGTTCGGAACACCAGAGCAGGACTTCAACGATATCCGCGAACACTTCTACACTCACAACCGGCGCGTGGAGCCCCACCGAGTGCTCGAGGAAGCCACCCCCGAAACCAACCAAAAAGACGCCGACCCGGCCGGCCAGTCCAACAACTATGCCGAGTTCGACATATCCAAAATCCTCAAAGACGAACCGGCAACCGACGACGAGAAGCGGGACCCGAACCAGCCCTACAGTCTCGGCCCCAAAATATCGGACTGGGACGAGCAGAGGTCCGATTGGCTGAAGAAAAACCCGGGCTTCCCTAATTTTGTCGGACCCAATAAGCCCCGGGTCCTGCTCGTAACCGGGTCGTCGCCCAAACCGTGTGAAAACCCGGTCGGCGACCACTACCTATTGAAATCGATCAAGAACAAAATCGACTACTGCCGCCTCCACGGGATCGaggtattttataattttgccCTACTGGACGCGGAAATGGCCGGGTTTTGGGCCAAGCTGCCACTGATCCGGAAGCTCCTCCTGTCCCACCCGGAGGTGGAGTTCCTCTGGTGGATGGATTCCGACGCCATGTTCACCGACATGGCGTTCGAGGTCCCCTGGGAGCGATACAAGGATCACAATTTCGTTATGCACGGATGGAACGAGATGGTGTACGATGACAAGAACTGGATCGGATTGAACACCGGGTCGTTCCTGCTCAGAAATTGCCAGTGGTCGCTCGACATTCTGGACGTCTGGGCGCCGATGGGTCCGAAGGGGAAGATCCGGGACGAGGCGGGTAAGGTCCTAACCCGGGAGCTCAAAGGCCGACCCGTTTTCGAGGCGGACGATCAGTCCGCCATGGTTTATATATTAGCGAAAGGGAGGGACACTTGGGGGAAGAAGGTGTACTTGGAAAACGGGTATTATCTCCACGGTTATTGGGGGATTCTGGTGGACAAATACGAGGAGATGATTGAGAACCACCACCCGGGGCTGGGCGACCACAGGTGGCCGCTGGTGACGCATTTCGTCGGGTGCAAGCCGTGCGGGAAGTTCGGGGATTACCCGGTGGAGCGGTGCTTGAAGCAGATGGACCGGGCATATAATTTTGGGGATAATCAGGTGCTGCAGATGTACGGGTTCGAGCATAAGTCGCTGGGGAGTAGGAGAGTGAAGAGGGTGAGGAATGAGAGTAGTAATCCCCTGGAGGTGAAGGATAAGCTTGGATTGCTGCACCCTGCTTTCAAAGCTATCAagccatcatcatcatcttcctga